The genomic interval AAACTTGCAATAGAACTATAATCGACATCTTTTTCTTCCTTGCCATTAAACAAAACAAGTTTTGTTTCAGTTGCAATAATTTTTTTATTCCCATGTATATATTCTGCTAATACATCATTATATTGACCCTGTAAATTATCTGTTCCGGGTTGCATAATTCCACAATGAGGCTTTTGGTTATAAATTTTTAGGAAATGTTTTTTAGTATACTATTCCGAGAAATTATTTGAATTCATTGACAATGGGAATTTTAATTATGTATGGTAAATTGCAAATGTGCCTAGATTTTCAAATAATAAAAATTAGAGGGTAAACTTTCCAACTTCTTCAAGCATATCCGGTTTTTTAGCCCTGTAATAAAAATAGAGCACTATAATGAACACAAAGTATATGCCAGAAATATATGAGGCGTAGTTAAGTGGTGGCGCCGGGGCAGGGTATACAACGTATACAATAGCAACTACAAGAGCTATTGCTACTGCCCAGGGTATTATTAAATGCTGTATTATTCTCAAAGTTCCTTTTCTTCTATGGTAAACCCCAAGGCCGATTCCAGCTATTGCATGGTTTGAAAAACTGAAAATTGAGTTGCTTATTATAAGGAATAAGCTGGCTGTTAGAGGGCCGAGAATGAGGCCTGATACTATTGCTATGGTTATGCTCAGCAGGCCGGTGAATATAACAAGGTTCCCTGGCACTTTGTGTTTATTAATACTGGTGAAAACTTTTGGAAATAAGATTTTATCCCTTGCATATGCATAGGATGTTCTCACAGTGCTTGTCTCGAATGCAACCCCTGATGAATTAAAACTATTAATGATAAATAAGACAAATACTGCAGCAACCGCCAGGCCAAGATATTTTGTATAAACATAAATTCCAGGATCTGATAGGTTTGCATACTGGAACATATTGGTAACGCCGTAGACAACGGACTGGGCATAGGAACTAATTATTATAACTGCCCCTATTAACCCGGCAAGTATACCCAGTGCGAGGGGTATGTTTTTCTTTGGATTTTTAGTTTCCTCTGCTACCGGTACCACAGAATTCAACCCACCAAATGTAGCGATTCCAAGAATCATTTCAATTGCAATATCGGTATAGTTGAAATGCACTGCTGCAGCTGTGAATGGTACATATGAGTTATGCGGGCCGGCAATTACTATAAGGGCTATTGATGTCCCTATAAGAAATATAAATTCAGCAAGGCCAGTATAAAGAACGTATTTTAAGGACAGTTTAACACCGAAGAAATTCAAGACTGTTGTCTCTCCAATAATTATAATTGTTAATGGTATCCAGATCCATGGATATGCTGCAGCTAGTGATGGATCCAGTGCGTAAAGGAAGGCGGTTAATCCTAACATGGCGAATCCTGTATATCCAAGGAGGTAATAGTAATAATAGGAAATACCACCATAAAAAGACAGGAATTTGCCCCTGTCCCCGAAGGCTTTCCTGTGGAATGCTGCCCATGAATATGCGGATGCAACCTCCTTTGACCATTCATATGTCACCAGAGTCATGCCACAATAAATGATAAAGGCAAGAACTATAACAAGCGTCATTGAAGAGCCAACAGCCCCGGCAATTCCTACAAAAAATAAGGCAGTAACAGCAGCCGGGCCATTGGTTCCAAGCCCCTGGGCCAGTGCCTGCCACATGCTTAATGTATGGGTAGCAAGGCCGGATTTTGAATCCAGATTGTCCATCAGAATACAACTACAATTTATATATAAATTTATCGCAATATATATGGAACATGGAACACCTCAGATATTCTGATAGAATGTTATTATCATAGAAAGTTATACCCACAGATGGATGTTTATGAAGCCATAAAAAAAAGGAGAGATGTAAGGTCGTGGTTTTCTGATAAACACATAGACAATAGCAGCCTGGGAAGAATATTGAAAGCAGGAAATTATGCACCTTCGGTGGGATTATCACAGCCATGGAACTATATTTTAATCAGGGATATAGAAACGAGAAAGAAAATTAAGGCAGTTGTAGAAGAAAAGAGAATGGATTTTTATAATTCTCTCCCGGATGAAAAAAAGATAAAATTCCAAAATATAAAAATTGAAGGAATTTTAGAATCGGATCTTAATATGGCCGTAACATGCGATGTTTCCAGAAAAGGCCCCGACATACTGGGAAGGGCTACAATGCCGGAAATGTCGGAGTATAGTGTCGTGTTGTCAATAGAGAATATGTGGCTTGCTGCCAGAGCAGAGGGGATTGGAATGGGATGGATCAGTTTCATTGACCCTGATATGGTAAAGAAAATCTTGGGTATTCCTGAAAGTATTAAGCTTGTAGGATATCTTGCAGTGGGCTACCTTTCCGAAGACCATGATATACCGGAACTGGAGGAAAAGAAATGGGAAAAAAGGCTGGATGTTTCTAATTTTGTATACATGGACAAATGGGGAGAGAAGCCTGATCCAGAAACAATTGATAAACTGAAAAATTCATGGATTTGAGGAAAAATAATCATAAAGTATGCGGTATGTTAACCCGAACACGATATAATCCCTGAATTTATATGTTTCATTTTTATGCATAAGTTCTTCCCGCGTTGCCCAGAAATACTTTGAGATTTCATTGTCCGGATGTATTGCTGTTTCAGTGGAAAAACACTCATATGCCTCTACACTCACATTTCCATTCAAAGTATGGTATATTCCCAGTGACCTTTTAACAGTGATTGGCAGTCCTACCTCTTCCATGGTTTCCCTTATTGCTGCCTGTTCACAGCTTTCATTCCTTTCCCTGTGCCCTCCAGGAAGTGCCATCTGCCCTGACCATGGGTCTCCATCCTGTTCAGCCCGTTTTATTAACAGAAATTTATCACGGTTAAATATAAGGGCTACGGCTGCCATGCATTCCATAGATTATTATGAAAAATGTATATTTAACAGTATTCAAAAGGTGGAAATGCCCGGAGTAAGCCTCCTTCTGTTAGCCTTTCGGTTGGCAACATTCGACTATGCGTCTTACCTGAATCTAGCAGCTGTAGTCAACGATTCAATTTAGACTTGCTCCCTGCAGGGAGAGTTCTCATCAGCACTCCATGAAACGTCATTTTTTCAAATCATCCTTCACATGGAACCGTTTATTTCTTGTCTCTTAACCATGCCTCTCGGCATACCGGCTTTCACCGGTTGCAGCCAGCTGTGGA from Ferroplasma acidiphilum carries:
- a CDS encoding APC family permease produces the protein MDNLDSKSGLATHTLSMWQALAQGLGTNGPAAVTALFFVGIAGAVGSSMTLVIVLAFIIYCGMTLVTYEWSKEVASAYSWAAFHRKAFGDRGKFLSFYGGISYYYYYLLGYTGFAMLGLTAFLYALDPSLAAAYPWIWIPLTIIIIGETTVLNFFGVKLSLKYVLYTGLAEFIFLIGTSIALIVIAGPHNSYVPFTAAAVHFNYTDIAIEMILGIATFGGLNSVVPVAEETKNPKKNIPLALGILAGLIGAVIIISSYAQSVVYGVTNMFQYANLSDPGIYVYTKYLGLAVAAVFVLFIINSFNSSGVAFETSTVRTSYAYARDKILFPKVFTSINKHKVPGNLVIFTGLLSITIAIVSGLILGPLTASLFLIISNSIFSFSNHAIAGIGLGVYHRRKGTLRIIQHLIIPWAVAIALVVAIVYVVYPAPAPPLNYASYISGIYFVFIIVLYFYYRAKKPDMLEEVGKFTL
- a CDS encoding NUDIX hydrolase gives rise to the protein MECMAAVALIFNRDKFLLIKRAEQDGDPWSGQMALPGGHRERNESCEQAAIRETMEEVGLPITVKRSLGIYHTLNGNVSVEAYECFSTETAIHPDNEISKYFWATREELMHKNETYKFRDYIVFGLTYRILYDYFSSNP
- the bluB gene encoding 5,6-dimethylbenzimidazole synthase gives rise to the protein MDVYEAIKKRRDVRSWFSDKHIDNSSLGRILKAGNYAPSVGLSQPWNYILIRDIETRKKIKAVVEEKRMDFYNSLPDEKKIKFQNIKIEGILESDLNMAVTCDVSRKGPDILGRATMPEMSEYSVVLSIENMWLAARAEGIGMGWISFIDPDMVKKILGIPESIKLVGYLAVGYLSEDHDIPELEEKKWEKRLDVSNFVYMDKWGEKPDPETIDKLKNSWI